A window of Pseudomonas monteilii contains these coding sequences:
- a CDS encoding LysR family transcriptional regulator translates to MSSPLTDLKLLRIFASVVRHQGFAAAQHELNLSTSAISTYMSQLETQLGIVLCHRGRGGFSLTSKGELFHQETVRLLAEFEGFERYSAALKGELRGTLNLGVLDSTVTDPALPLADVIGAYSQEHPAVHLHLSVLSPAQLQLGVQENRLDLAIGAFSIRMNGLIYQPLYREQHWLYCSDRHPLFDQQRISPDTITQQRMVGRGYWSQAELARHGFKHSAATVESMEAQMILVLSGAYIGYMPEHYAQTWVEQQRLKVLVPATFGYQAPFSLAIRRGRAREPLIQSFRDRLKG, encoded by the coding sequence ATGTCCTCTCCCTTGACCGACCTCAAACTGCTGCGCATCTTCGCCAGCGTGGTACGTCACCAAGGCTTCGCGGCCGCCCAGCACGAGCTCAATCTGTCGACGTCGGCCATCAGCACTTACATGAGCCAATTGGAAACTCAGCTGGGCATCGTGTTGTGCCACCGTGGTCGAGGCGGCTTCAGCCTGACCAGCAAGGGCGAACTCTTTCATCAGGAAACCGTGCGGCTTCTGGCCGAGTTCGAGGGCTTCGAACGCTACAGCGCTGCCCTCAAGGGTGAGCTGCGTGGCACCTTGAACCTGGGCGTGCTCGACTCCACCGTCACCGATCCGGCGCTGCCCTTGGCCGACGTGATCGGTGCCTACAGCCAGGAGCACCCGGCGGTGCACCTGCACCTGAGCGTGCTGAGCCCGGCGCAGCTGCAACTGGGGGTGCAGGAGAACCGGCTGGACCTGGCCATCGGCGCTTTCTCGATCCGCATGAACGGCCTCATCTACCAACCCCTGTACCGCGAGCAGCACTGGCTGTATTGCAGCGACCGACATCCGCTGTTCGATCAGCAGCGTATCTCGCCCGATACCATCACCCAGCAACGCATGGTCGGGCGGGGCTACTGGAGCCAGGCCGAACTGGCCCGGCATGGCTTCAAGCACAGCGCGGCGACGGTGGAGTCCATGGAGGCGCAGATGATCCTGGTGCTGTCGGGTGCCTACATCGGCTACATGCCGGAGCACTATGCGCAGACCTGGGTCGAGCAGCAGCGACTCAAGGTCCTGGTACCGGCGACCTTCGGTTACCAGGCACCGTTTTCCCTGGCGATACGGCGGGGCAGGGCGCGCGAGCCGTTGATCCAGAGCTTTCGTGATCGGCTCAAGGGATGA
- a CDS encoding diguanylate phosphodiesterase — MGELSNKRACASCLDGKALDFDFSMAFQPIVDLRDSSIYAYEALVRGTDGSGAPSVLARVNDTNRYAFDQSCRIKAIELAARLQIPCLLSINFLPNAVYQASNCIRATLAAARRFDFPTDRIIFEITEQEELTDKDHLKGIVHEYQRRQFKTAIDDFGAGYSGLNLLAEFQPDIIKLDMALVRNIDTDHVRQAIVKGIVQICKTLHIQVVAEGVETLEELRELQRLDIALFQGYLFARPAFEALPAVNWPSA, encoded by the coding sequence ATGGGCGAACTTTCCAACAAGCGTGCCTGTGCTTCGTGCCTCGATGGCAAGGCACTGGATTTCGATTTCAGCATGGCCTTCCAGCCAATCGTCGACCTGCGCGACTCGAGCATCTACGCCTACGAGGCCCTGGTACGCGGTACCGACGGCAGCGGCGCGCCCAGCGTACTGGCCCGGGTCAACGACACCAACCGCTACGCCTTCGACCAGTCCTGCCGGATCAAGGCCATCGAACTGGCGGCCCGTTTGCAGATCCCCTGCCTGCTGAGCATCAACTTCCTGCCCAATGCCGTCTACCAGGCCTCCAACTGCATCCGCGCCACCCTGGCGGCGGCACGGCGCTTCGACTTCCCGACCGACCGGATCATCTTCGAGATCACCGAGCAGGAAGAGCTGACCGACAAGGACCACCTCAAGGGCATCGTCCACGAGTACCAGCGTCGGCAGTTCAAGACCGCCATCGACGACTTCGGCGCCGGCTACTCCGGCCTGAACCTGCTGGCCGAATTCCAGCCTGACATCATCAAGCTGGACATGGCCCTGGTGCGCAACATCGACACCGATCACGTGCGCCAGGCGATCGTGAAAGGCATCGTCCAGATCTGCAAGACCTTGCACATCCAGGTGGTGGCCGAAGGCGTGGAAACCCTGGAAGAACTCCGAGAGCTGCAGCGCCTGGACATCGCCCTGTTCCAGGGTTACCTGTTCGCACGTCCCGCGTTCGAGGCCTTGCCGGCGGTGAACTGGCCGAGCGCCTGA
- a CDS encoding malate:quinone oxidoreductase: protein MFKKASKTLLGLAVVAGFMQAHAEETKKVDVLLVGGGIMSSTLGIWLSELEPSWSMEMIERLDGVAEESSNGWNNAGTGHSALAELNYTPEDKDGNINISKAVEINESFQISRQFWSWQVRNNVLKNPRSFINSTPHMSFVWGDDNIRFLKKRYEALQASPLFRPMQYSEDHAQIAKWVPLMMEGRDPNQKLAVTWTPIGTDVNFGEITRQFVGHLKTKDNFDLKLSTEVQDITRNDDGSWHVEYKNLKDGSKSATDAKFLFIGAGGGALKLLQKSGIPEAKEYAGFPVGGSFLVTENPTIAMQHMAKAYGIASTGAPPMSVPHLDTRVLDGKRVILFGPFATFSTKFLKQGSYFDLLSSMTLHNTWPMTRVGIDQYPLVEYLAGQLMQSDDDRFAALQQYFPHAKKEDWRLWQAGQRVQIIKRDEQLGGVLKLGTELVSSKDGSIAGLLGASPGASTAAPIMLGVLERVFKDKLATPEWQAKVHQIVPSYGTRLNDSAAKTQEEWNYTSKVLQLTPPPVIDASVPAYDGSSSAPVEANPAADMAL from the coding sequence ATGTTCAAAAAGGCAAGCAAGACCCTGTTGGGCCTGGCCGTTGTCGCGGGCTTCATGCAGGCCCACGCCGAAGAGACCAAGAAAGTCGATGTCCTGTTGGTAGGCGGCGGCATCATGAGTTCGACCCTGGGTATCTGGCTCAGCGAGCTGGAGCCAAGCTGGTCGATGGAAATGATCGAGCGTCTGGACGGCGTCGCCGAAGAGAGCTCGAACGGCTGGAACAACGCCGGCACCGGTCACTCGGCCCTGGCCGAGCTGAACTACACCCCGGAAGACAAAGACGGCAACATCAACATCTCCAAGGCCGTCGAGATCAACGAGTCGTTCCAGATCTCGCGTCAGTTCTGGTCCTGGCAGGTGCGCAACAACGTTCTGAAGAACCCACGTTCGTTCATCAACTCGACGCCGCACATGAGCTTCGTCTGGGGTGACGACAACATCCGCTTCCTGAAGAAGCGCTACGAGGCGCTGCAGGCGAGCCCGCTGTTCCGCCCGATGCAGTACTCCGAAGACCACGCACAGATCGCCAAGTGGGTTCCGCTGATGATGGAAGGGCGTGACCCGAACCAGAAGCTGGCCGTGACCTGGACGCCGATCGGCACCGACGTGAACTTCGGCGAGATCACCCGCCAGTTCGTCGGTCACCTCAAGACCAAGGACAACTTCGACCTGAAGCTGTCCACCGAGGTCCAGGACATCACCCGCAACGACGACGGCTCCTGGCACGTCGAGTACAAGAACCTGAAGGACGGTAGCAAGAGCGCGACCGACGCCAAGTTCCTGTTCATCGGTGCCGGTGGTGGCGCGCTGAAGCTGCTGCAGAAGTCCGGTATTCCAGAAGCCAAGGAATACGCTGGCTTCCCGGTAGGCGGTTCGTTCCTGGTCACCGAGAACCCGACCATCGCCATGCAGCACATGGCCAAGGCCTACGGCATCGCCTCGACCGGTGCGCCGCCCATGTCGGTTCCGCACCTGGACACCCGCGTGCTGGACGGCAAGCGCGTCATCCTGTTCGGGCCATTCGCGACCTTCTCGACCAAGTTCCTCAAGCAGGGCTCGTACTTCGATCTGCTGAGCAGCATGACCCTGCACAACACCTGGCCCATGACCCGCGTGGGTATCGACCAGTACCCGCTGGTCGAGTACCTTGCCGGTCAGCTGATGCAGTCCGACGACGACCGCTTCGCCGCCCTGCAGCAGTACTTCCCGCACGCCAAGAAAGAAGACTGGCGTCTGTGGCAAGCCGGCCAGCGCGTGCAGATCATCAAGCGTGACGAGCAGCTCGGTGGCGTGCTGAAGCTGGGTACCGAACTGGTCTCCTCCAAGGACGGCTCCATCGCCGGCCTGCTGGGCGCCTCGCCTGGTGCCTCGACCGCTGCCCCGATCATGCTGGGCGTACTGGAGCGCGTGTTCAAGGACAAGCTGGCCACGCCTGAGTGGCAAGCCAAGGTCCACCAGATCGTGCCAAGCTACGGCACCCGTCTGAACGACTCGGCCGCCAAGACCCAGGAAGAGTGGAACTACACCTCCAAGGTGCTGCAGCTCACGCCGCCGCCGGTGATCGATGCTTCGGTTCCAGCCTACGACGGCTCGTCGTCTGCGCCCGTGGAAGCCAATCCAGCGGCCGACATGGCCCTGTGA
- a CDS encoding UDP-N-acetylmuramate--alanine ligase translates to MTPSALYPELLFSYGTLQDKAVQLAKFGRELTGQEDRMLGYRQDWVEITDPAVVATSGKSRHPIVFPTDTADDSVSGKVFQISAEELAAADDYEVSDYTRVAVTLASGLTAWAYVRA, encoded by the coding sequence CTGACGCCCTCGGCCCTCTATCCGGAGCTGCTGTTCTCCTATGGCACCCTTCAGGACAAGGCCGTGCAGTTGGCCAAGTTCGGTCGAGAGCTGACTGGCCAGGAAGACCGCATGCTGGGCTACCGGCAGGATTGGGTGGAGATCACCGATCCAGCCGTTGTCGCGACCAGTGGCAAGTCCCGTCACCCTATCGTCTTTCCCACTGACACGGCGGATGACAGCGTCAGCGGCAAGGTCTTCCAGATCTCGGCCGAAGAGCTGGCAGCGGCCGACGATTACGAAGTGTCGGACTACACCCGAGTGGCCGTCACCCTGGCCTCAGGTTTGACTGCCTGGGCCTACGTCCGGGCCTGA
- a CDS encoding transcriptional regulator (indirectly regulates nitrogen metabolism; at high nitrogen levels P-II prevents the phosphorylation of NR-I, the transcriptional activator of the glutamine synthetase gene (glnA); at low nitrogen levels P-II is uridylylated to form PII-UMP and interacts with an adenylyltransferase (GlnE) that activates GlnA), producing MKLVTAIIKPFKLDDVRESLSEIGVQGITVSEVKGFGRQKGHTELYRGAEYVVDFLPKVKIEVAIDDKDLDRVIDAITKAANTGKIGDGKIFVVNLEQAIRIRTGETGTDAI from the coding sequence ATGAAGCTAGTCACTGCCATCATCAAGCCATTCAAGCTGGACGACGTCCGCGAGTCTCTGTCGGAGATTGGCGTACAAGGCATCACCGTGTCCGAAGTCAAAGGCTTCGGCCGTCAGAAGGGGCATACCGAGCTGTACCGGGGTGCCGAATATGTCGTCGATTTCCTGCCCAAGGTGAAGATCGAAGTGGCCATCGACGACAAGGACCTCGACCGCGTGATCGACGCCATCACCAAGGCGGCCAACACCGGCAAGATCGGCGACGGCAAGATCTTCGTGGTCAATCTGGAACAGGCGATCCGTATCCGTACCGGCGAAACCGGCACCGACGCGATCTGA
- a CDS encoding ammonia channel protein, whose protein sequence is MTLRTIAGLGALLSLVMPGLALAEEAAPVLNSGDTAWMLTATALVLFMTIPGLALFYGGMVRSKNVLSVMMQCFAITGLMSILWMVYGYSLAFDTTGMEKGVLNASSFVGGLSKAFLAGVTPQSLTASFPEPVFITFQMTFAIITPALIVGAFAERMKFSAMLVFMTVWFTLVYAPIAHMVWGGDGALMWDWGVLDFAGGTVVHINAGIAGLVACLVLGKRKGFPTTPMAPHNLGYTLMGAAMLWIGWFGFNAGSAAAANGTAGMAMLVTQIATAAAALSWMFAEWIGHGKPSALGIASGVVAGLVAITPAAGTVGPMGALVIGLASGVICYFCATRLKRKLGYDDSLDAFGVHGVGGIVGAILTGAFAAPALGGFGEVQDIALQLWIQTKGVLVTVVYTGVVTYVILKVVDVTMGLRVSEEEESVGLDLAQHNERGYNL, encoded by the coding sequence ATGACTCTGCGCACGATCGCAGGGCTAGGCGCCCTATTGTCCCTCGTAATGCCTGGGCTGGCCCTGGCCGAAGAGGCTGCCCCCGTTCTCAACTCCGGCGACACCGCCTGGATGCTCACGGCCACGGCCCTGGTGCTGTTCATGACCATCCCCGGTCTTGCGCTGTTCTATGGCGGCATGGTGCGCTCCAAGAACGTGCTGTCGGTGATGATGCAATGTTTCGCCATCACCGGCCTGATGAGCATCCTGTGGATGGTCTACGGCTATAGCCTGGCCTTCGATACCACCGGCATGGAAAAGGGCGTGCTCAACGCCAGCTCCTTCGTCGGCGGGCTGTCCAAGGCCTTCCTGGCAGGCGTCACGCCCCAGAGCCTGACCGCGTCCTTCCCTGAGCCGGTGTTCATCACCTTCCAGATGACGTTCGCCATCATCACCCCGGCGCTGATCGTCGGTGCCTTTGCCGAACGCATGAAGTTCTCGGCGATGCTGGTGTTCATGACCGTCTGGTTCACCCTGGTGTATGCGCCCATCGCGCACATGGTCTGGGGCGGCGATGGTGCATTGATGTGGGACTGGGGCGTGCTCGACTTCGCCGGCGGCACCGTGGTGCACATCAACGCGGGCATCGCCGGCCTGGTGGCCTGCCTGGTCCTGGGCAAGCGCAAGGGCTTCCCGACCACGCCCATGGCGCCGCACAACCTGGGCTATACCCTGATGGGCGCTGCCATGCTATGGATCGGCTGGTTCGGGTTCAACGCAGGCTCCGCCGCGGCTGCCAACGGCACGGCCGGCATGGCCATGCTGGTGACCCAGATCGCCACGGCCGCTGCCGCACTGAGCTGGATGTTCGCCGAGTGGATCGGTCACGGTAAGCCAAGCGCACTGGGCATCGCGTCTGGGGTGGTCGCAGGGTTGGTGGCGATCACGCCAGCAGCCGGCACGGTCGGCCCGATGGGTGCCCTGGTGATCGGCCTGGCATCCGGCGTGATCTGCTACTTCTGCGCCACCCGCCTCAAGCGCAAGCTGGGCTACGACGACTCCCTGGATGCCTTCGGCGTACACGGTGTGGGCGGCATCGTCGGCGCAATCCTCACCGGTGCCTTCGCAGCCCCCGCCCTGGGCGGCTTCGGCGAGGTACAGGACATCGCCCTGCAACTGTGGATTCAGACCAAGGGCGTCCTCGTCACCGTGGTCTACACCGGCGTGGTGACCTATGTGATCCTCAAGGTGGTCGATGTGACGATGGGCCTGCGGGTCAGTGAAGAAGAAGAGTCGGTCGGCCTCGATCTGGCTCAGCACAACGAGCGCGGCTACAACTTGTAA
- a CDS encoding HAD family hydrolase, with the protein MSITLITFDLDDTLWDTPPVIASAELVLRDWIKAHAPALGELPVEHLHGVRERVVQAEPGLKHRISALRRQVLLQALQALDYPEPQAQALADEAFEVFLHARHQLEIFPQVQPMLERLGQRYTIGVVTNGNADVRRLGLADYFDFALCAEDLGIGKPDPALFLEALRRGNAQAANAVHVGDHPRDDIAGAQGAGFKAVWFNPQGTPWQAEQAPDAEIRCLSELDDVLARWQ; encoded by the coding sequence ATGAGCATCACGCTGATCACCTTCGACCTCGACGATACGCTGTGGGATACACCGCCCGTGATCGCCAGCGCAGAGCTCGTCCTGCGCGACTGGATCAAGGCCCATGCCCCGGCGCTGGGCGAGCTGCCGGTCGAGCACCTGCACGGGGTACGCGAGCGTGTGGTGCAGGCCGAGCCTGGGCTCAAGCACCGCATCAGCGCCTTGCGCCGCCAGGTGCTGCTCCAGGCATTGCAAGCACTCGACTACCCTGAGCCACAGGCGCAGGCCCTGGCTGACGAGGCGTTCGAGGTGTTCCTGCATGCCCGTCACCAGCTGGAGATCTTCCCGCAGGTACAGCCCATGCTCGAGCGCCTGGGCCAGCGCTATACGATAGGCGTGGTGACCAATGGCAACGCCGACGTGCGTCGCCTGGGCCTTGCCGATTATTTCGATTTCGCCTTGTGCGCCGAGGACCTGGGTATCGGCAAGCCGGATCCGGCGCTCTTTCTGGAGGCACTGCGACGGGGCAACGCGCAGGCGGCGAACGCCGTACACGTGGGCGACCACCCACGTGACGACATCGCCGGAGCGCAGGGTGCAGGGTTCAAGGCCGTATGGTTCAACCCACAGGGCACGCCCTGGCAGGCCGAGCAGGCGCCGGATGCCGAAATACGGTGTTTGTCGGAGCTGGACGACGTCTTGGCACGGTGGCAGTAG
- a CDS encoding recombinase XerC, producing the protein MERQLEAYCAYLRNERQVSGNTIQAYRGDLLKVLAHCKDQAIERWPDLQIQSLRHFIARQHHQGQSSRSLARLLSSVRGFYRYLIREGLCQHDPANGLSPPKGERRLPKVLDTDRAQQLLEGGVDDDFIARRDQAMLELFYSSGLRLSELAGLDLGHLDLAAGLVHVVGKGNKARVLPVGRKAREALAAWLKLRGLGSPLDGAVFITRQGRRLSTRAIQLRVKVVGERELGQHLHPHMLRHSFASHLLESSQDLRAVQEMLGHADITTTQIYTHLDFQHLAAVYDSAHPRAKRSKGTDS; encoded by the coding sequence ATGGAGCGCCAGCTGGAGGCTTATTGCGCCTACCTGCGCAACGAGCGTCAGGTCTCGGGCAACACGATCCAGGCGTACCGGGGCGATCTGCTCAAGGTGCTGGCCCACTGCAAGGACCAGGCGATCGAGCGCTGGCCCGACCTGCAGATCCAGTCGCTGCGCCACTTCATCGCCCGCCAGCACCACCAGGGCCAGTCCTCGCGCAGCCTGGCGCGCCTGCTGTCGTCGGTACGCGGTTTCTACCGTTACCTGATACGCGAAGGCCTGTGCCAGCACGACCCGGCCAACGGCCTGTCGCCGCCCAAGGGCGAACGTCGGCTGCCCAAGGTGCTGGACACCGACCGCGCCCAGCAACTGCTTGAGGGCGGCGTCGACGATGACTTCATCGCCCGCCGTGACCAGGCGATGCTCGAACTGTTCTATTCCTCCGGGCTGCGCCTGTCCGAACTGGCGGGGCTCGACCTGGGTCACCTCGACCTGGCGGCCGGCCTGGTTCACGTCGTGGGCAAGGGCAACAAGGCCCGTGTCCTGCCGGTCGGCCGCAAGGCCCGCGAGGCGCTCGCCGCCTGGCTCAAGCTGCGTGGCCTGGGTAGCCCCCTCGATGGCGCGGTGTTCATCACCCGTCAGGGTCGGCGCCTGAGCACGCGTGCCATCCAGCTCCGCGTCAAGGTGGTGGGCGAGCGCGAGCTCGGCCAGCACCTGCACCCGCACATGCTTCGCCATTCTTTCGCCAGCCACCTGCTGGAATCCTCCCAGGACCTGCGTGCCGTGCAGGAGATGCTCGGCCATGCCGACATCACCACCACGCAGATCTACACCCACCTGGATTTCCAGCACCTGGCCGCGGTGTACGACAGCGCCCACCCCAGGGCCAAACGCAGCAAGGGTACCGACTCATGA
- a CDS encoding diaminopimelate epimerase — protein sequence MLLRFTKMHGLGNDFMVLDLVSQHAHIQPKHARQWGDRHTGVGFDQLLIVEAPSNPDVDFRYRIFNADGSEVEQCGNGARCFARFVLDKRLTAKKRIRVETKGGIIVLDVRNDGQVRVDMGPPRRAPNDIPFQAPAEALSYPLEVDGQTVDIAALSMGNPHAVLRVEDVHNAPVHTLGPKIEHHTRFPQRVNVGFLQVVDRHQALLRVWERGAGETQACGTGACAAAVAAISQGWMDSPVSLDLPGGRLSIEWAGPGKPVMMTGPAVRVYEGQIRL from the coding sequence ATGCTGCTGCGTTTCACCAAGATGCACGGGCTGGGGAACGACTTCATGGTCCTGGACCTGGTCAGCCAGCACGCGCACATCCAGCCCAAGCATGCCCGGCAATGGGGCGACCGGCACACAGGGGTCGGCTTCGACCAGTTGCTGATCGTCGAGGCGCCGAGCAACCCGGACGTGGATTTTCGCTACCGGATCTTCAATGCCGACGGCTCCGAGGTCGAACAGTGCGGCAATGGCGCGCGCTGTTTCGCCCGTTTCGTGCTGGACAAGCGCCTGACCGCCAAGAAACGCATCCGCGTGGAAACCAAGGGCGGCATCATCGTGCTCGACGTGCGCAACGACGGGCAGGTGCGCGTCGACATGGGTCCGCCTCGGCGGGCGCCGAACGACATCCCGTTCCAGGCACCGGCCGAAGCGTTGAGCTACCCGCTCGAGGTGGACGGGCAGACGGTCGACATCGCCGCGCTGTCGATGGGCAACCCCCATGCCGTCCTGCGGGTCGAGGACGTACACAACGCGCCGGTGCACACGCTGGGGCCGAAAATCGAGCACCACACGCGTTTTCCACAGCGTGTGAACGTCGGCTTCCTGCAGGTGGTCGATCGTCATCAGGCGCTGTTGCGGGTATGGGAGCGTGGTGCCGGTGAAACCCAGGCCTGCGGCACCGGCGCCTGTGCGGCGGCGGTGGCCGCGATCAGCCAGGGCTGGATGGACTCACCCGTGTCGCTCGACCTGCCGGGCGGACGCTTGAGCATCGAATGGGCCGGCCCCGGCAAGCCGGTCATGATGACCGGGCCGGCGGTTCGGGTCTACGAGGGACAGATTCGTCTTTAA
- a CDS encoding diaminopimelate decarboxylase codes for MDAFHYRDGTLFAEGVALSAIAERFGTPTYVYSRAHIEARYRSYTDALEGTSHLVCFAVKANSNLGVLNVLARLGAGFDIVSGGELERVLAAGGRADRVVFSGVGKTRQDMRRALEVGVHCFNVESADELERLQDVAAELDVRAPVSLRVNPDVDAGTHPYISTGLKENKFGIAIDDAEALYLRAAQLPNLELVGVDCHIGSQLTTLDPFTDALDRLLVLVDRLADCGIHLRHLDLGGGVGVRYSDEQPPLITDYVKAVRERIGDRDLALVFEPGRYIVANAGVLLTRVEYLKHTEHKDFAIVDAAMNDLIRPALYQAWMGVKPVQPRGGEGRSYDVVGPICETGDFLAKSRTLDLAEGDLLAVESAGAYGFVMSSNYNTRGRCAEVLVDADQAHEVRRRETVAELYAGESLLPE; via the coding sequence ATGGACGCTTTCCACTACCGCGACGGTACGCTGTTCGCGGAGGGCGTGGCGCTGTCGGCCATCGCCGAACGGTTCGGCACGCCGACCTACGTCTACTCGCGTGCGCACATCGAAGCGCGCTACCGCAGCTACACTGATGCCCTCGAGGGTACTTCGCACCTGGTCTGCTTTGCCGTCAAGGCCAACTCCAACCTGGGTGTGCTGAATGTCCTGGCTCGCCTGGGCGCAGGGTTCGACATCGTCTCCGGCGGTGAGCTGGAACGTGTGCTGGCGGCGGGCGGCCGAGCCGACCGCGTGGTGTTCTCGGGCGTCGGCAAGACGCGCCAGGACATGCGCCGCGCCCTAGAAGTGGGCGTGCACTGCTTCAACGTGGAGTCGGCCGACGAGCTCGAGCGTCTGCAGGACGTGGCGGCCGAGCTGGACGTGCGTGCACCGGTCTCGCTGCGGGTCAACCCCGACGTGGACGCCGGTACCCACCCGTATATCTCGACCGGCCTGAAGGAAAACAAGTTCGGCATCGCCATCGACGACGCCGAGGCGCTCTACCTGCGCGCGGCCCAGCTGCCGAACCTGGAACTGGTCGGGGTCGACTGCCACATCGGCTCGCAGCTGACCACCCTGGACCCCTTCACCGACGCGCTCGATCGCCTGCTGGTATTGGTCGACCGCCTGGCCGACTGCGGCATCCACCTGCGTCACCTGGACCTGGGCGGCGGTGTCGGCGTGCGTTACAGCGACGAACAGCCGCCGTTGATCACCGACTATGTCAAGGCGGTCCGCGAGCGTATCGGCGATCGCGACCTGGCCCTGGTCTTCGAGCCAGGCCGCTACATCGTGGCCAATGCCGGGGTCCTGCTGACCCGCGTCGAGTACCTCAAGCACACCGAGCACAAGGACTTCGCCATCGTCGATGCGGCGATGAACGACCTGATCCGCCCGGCCCTGTATCAGGCCTGGATGGGCGTCAAGCCGGTGCAGCCACGGGGCGGTGAAGGCCGCAGCTACGACGTGGTCGGGCCGATCTGCGAGACCGGCGACTTCCTCGCCAAGTCGCGGACGCTGGACCTGGCCGAAGGCGATCTGCTGGCGGTCGAATCGGCCGGTGCCTATGGCTTCGTGATGAGCTCCAACTACAACACCCGTGGTCGCTGCGCCGAGGTGCTGGTCGATGCCGACCAGGCCCATGAAGTGCGCCGCCGGGAAACCGTGGCCGAGTTGTACGCGGGCGAAAGCCTGTTGCCGGAGTGA
- a CDS encoding iron donor protein CyaY, with translation MSLSEARFHDLVDATQQALEDLFDESGLDLDMENSAGVLTVTFDSGSQLIFSRQEPLRQLWLADRSGGFHFDYDEESGKWVCEKSEELLGEMLERIVWERAGEKLDFDEI, from the coding sequence ATGAGTTTGAGTGAAGCGCGTTTCCACGACCTGGTCGATGCGACCCAGCAGGCCCTGGAAGATCTGTTCGACGAAAGCGGCCTCGACCTGGACATGGAAAATTCGGCGGGCGTGCTCACCGTCACGTTCGACAGCGGCAGCCAGCTGATTTTCAGCCGCCAGGAACCCTTGCGCCAGCTGTGGCTGGCCGACCGCTCCGGCGGCTTCCACTTCGACTACGACGAAGAGAGCGGCAAGTGGGTGTGTGAGAAAAGCGAAGAGCTGCTGGGCGAAATGCTCGAGCGTATCGTCTGGGAGCGCGCCGGCGAGAAGCTGGACTTCGACGAGATCTGA
- a CDS encoding DNA mismatch repair protein MutT, which produces MSTDARPPKPLYANVSPAVKSPCIGTCRLDAERVCLGCHRPVEHIREWRSADDQRRRQIRDQAQARATSARSAQA; this is translated from the coding sequence ATGAGTACCGACGCACGCCCCCCGAAACCGCTCTACGCCAACGTCAGTCCGGCGGTGAAGTCGCCCTGCATCGGCACGTGCCGGCTGGATGCCGAGCGCGTCTGTCTCGGCTGTCACCGTCCGGTCGAGCACATCCGCGAATGGCGCTCGGCCGACGATCAGCGTCGGCGGCAGATCCGCGACCAGGCCCAGGCTCGCGCCACCTCGGCACGTTCTGCCCAGGCTTGA
- a CDS encoding nucleoside diphosphate kinase regulator, producing the protein MNARPSLTLTRLDVQRLERLLDTLDEATPGVLALQDELDRAEQIVGAEQVPAGVVTMNSRVHCREEASGKDYHLTLVYPQDAGVDGNVSILAPIGSALLGLSVGDQIDWPAPAGKTLKLRLLSVDYQPEAAGHFDR; encoded by the coding sequence ATGAATGCTCGACCCTCACTGACCCTGACCCGGCTGGACGTCCAGCGTCTGGAGCGTCTGCTCGACACCCTCGACGAAGCCACGCCCGGGGTCCTGGCCCTGCAGGACGAGCTGGACCGCGCCGAGCAGATCGTTGGAGCCGAGCAGGTGCCTGCCGGTGTCGTCACCATGAACTCGCGTGTGCACTGCCGCGAAGAGGCCAGCGGCAAGGACTACCACCTGACCCTCGTGTACCCGCAGGACGCCGGCGTGGACGGCAACGTGTCGATCCTCGCACCGATCGGTAGCGCCTTGCTGGGCCTCTCCGTCGGTGACCAGATCGACTGGCCGGCACCGGCGGGCAAGACCCTCAAGCTGCGGCTGCTGAGCGTCGACTACCAGCCCGAGGCGGCCGGGCACTTCGACCGCTGA
- a CDS encoding DNA-binding protein, translated as MSFTPELIAELEVLALFNLDSSQEGIKVHSNASPRLIEAARRLHDKQLTSQPDGGYLTSLGHDAAAHAQQLLTILEIAEVA; from the coding sequence ATGTCTTTCACACCTGAATTGATCGCCGAACTGGAAGTCCTCGCGCTGTTCAACCTGGACAGTAGCCAGGAGGGCATCAAGGTCCATAGCAATGCCTCGCCCCGCTTGATCGAGGCGGCCCGGCGTCTGCACGACAAGCAGCTGACCAGTCAGCCCGACGGGGGCTACCTGACCAGCCTGGGGCACGATGCGGCCGCGCACGCCCAACAACTGCTGACCATCCTGGAAATCGCCGAGGTCGCCTGA